A single window of Sphaerodactylus townsendi isolate TG3544 linkage group LG03, MPM_Stown_v2.3, whole genome shotgun sequence DNA harbors:
- the LOC125429927 gene encoding zinc finger protein 397-like, whose translation MNVTKEQISAGPEQEEGPDRAGETIRIVHSEDMVERPRWRVWRADREEPRWEAPWQDLLGGLESPHLRWEKEPGPWEDTKSFLASFEQVAQACQWPRKEWAARLLPALSGEAQQVFASLEARDREDYGKVKVAILRWEANRMETLRQHFRQFRSQEVEDPRRIYSQLQELCRRWLRPERHSKEQILELLILEQFLAILPPELQSWIRAGEPETCAQAVALVEDFLLSQQEAEAEKWQLPQEVYLGSPDAEDESSDAVPREIYEDAKQNGGGESSPLGRGAKGLNSSSLLHSPEGQQVAGTEQTEGLKNLKEAGVAVQVIEQSPTELGPRTMFWQVLQEDGKNVGSLEGLLVPKPDLLSHPEKEEVMFIQFPEERGRLSGPGSGVKRGIKVKVKNSHCGESGPEETVLDLTHELAASPEIQEERYTFERLPGRKLAKGRNESSTLTRIRTVADSETAVHPGPELASDSKYGRRCHYKSGLVMIRAEEDSYECPVWGEEFQQNPYLHNKSMLQFLGHPSTYPVENGYECSECGKNLSCRRTLKAHKRIHTGERPYECSYCGKFFSHSMNLKRHQKLHTGESLYECPECGKTFYRRDKFIEHQRIHTGEKPYGCLQCGKSFSHRGTLVSHQRIHIGH comes from the exons ATGAACGTGACAAAGGAGCAAATATCTGCAGGACCAGAACAAGAAGAGGGCCCAGACAGAGCAGGAGAAACTATCAGGATAGTTCATTCTGAAGATATGGTGGAGCGGCCCAGATGGAGAGTGTGGCGAGCGGACAGAGAGGAACCACGCTGGGAAGCCCCATGGCAGGACCTCCTGGGAGGGCTGGAGTCCCCTCACTTGAGGTGGGAGAAGGAGCCTGGCCCCTGGGAAGACACTAAGTCCTTTTTGGCTTCCTTCGAGCAAGTGGCCCAGGCCTGCCAGTGGCCCAGGAAAGAGTGGGCCGCTCGGCTCCTGCCGGCACTCAGTGGAGAAGCCCAGCAGGTCTTTGCAAGCCTGGAGGCCAGAGACAGAGAGGATTATGGGAAAGTGAAGGTGGCCATCTTGCGCTGGGAAGCCAACCGCATGGAAACCCTACGGCAACACTTCAGACAGTTCCGCTCCCAAGAGGTGGAAGACCCGCGCCGGATCTACAGCCAGCTGCAGGAGCTTTGCCGTCGGTGGCTGAGGCCAGAGAGGCACTCGAAGGAGCAGATCCTGGAGTtgctgatcctggagcagttcttgGCCATCCTGCCGCCAGAGCTGCAAAGCTGGATCAGGGCTGGAGAGCCAGAAACTTGTGCCCAGGCTGTGGCCCTGGTAGAGGATTTCCTGCTGAGCCAGCAAGAGGCCgaagcagagaaatggcag CTTCCACAGGAGGTCTACCTGGGTTCCCCAGATGCAGAGGATGAGTCCTCAGATGCCGTGCCGAGAGAGATCTACGAGGATGCCAAACAGAACGGCGGTGGGGAGAGCAGCCCATTAG GCAGGGGAGCGAAAGGCTTGAATAGCTCTAGTCTGTTGCATTCACCTGAAGGACAGCAAGTGGCCGGAACGGAGCAGACAGAG GGACTGAAGAATCTTAAGGAAGCAGGTGTGGCTGTCCAGGTGATCGAGCAGAGCCCAACAGAGCTTGGCCCAAGGACTATGTTTTGGCAAGTCCTGCAAGAGGACGGGAAGAATGTAGGTTCTTTGG AGGGGCTTTTGGTTCCTAAACCTGACCTCCTTTCTCAtccagaaaaagaggaagtgATGTTCATCCAGTTCCCGGAGGAAAGAGGGAGGCTTTCTGGTCCAGGTTCAG gtgTCAAAAGAGGGATTAAGGTCAAAGTAAAGAATTCGCATTGTGGGGAAAGCGGGCCAGAGGAAACGGTGCTGGATTTAACCCATGAGCTGGCAGCATCTCCAGAGATCCAAGAGGAAAGATACACATTCGAAAGGCTACCTGGAAGAAAGCTCGCGAAGGGAAGGAATGAGTCCAGCACGCTCACGAGAATTCGTACGGTGGCCGACAGCGAAACTGCAGTGCACCCGGGGCCCGAGCTGGCCTCGGACTCCAAGTATGGGAGACGATGCCACTACAAATCAGGACTTGTCATGATCCGTGCTGAAGAAGACTCCTATGAATGCCCtgtgtggggggaagaattccAGCAAAACCCATACCTTCATAACAAG AGTATGCTGCAGTTTCTCGGGCATCCGAGCACCTATCCAGTGGAAAATGGCTACGAGTGCTCTGAATGTGGGAAGAATTTATCTTGCCGAAGGACACTCAAGGCCCATAAGAGAATCCACACCGGGGAGAGACCTTACGAATGTTCCTATTGTGGGAAATTCTTCAGCCACAGCATGAATTTGAAGCGGCATCAGAAACTTCACACCGGCGAGAGCCTCTACGAATGCCCCGAGTGCGGCAAAACCTTTTACCGGCGTGATAAATTCATCGAACATCAGAGgattcatacaggggagaaaccttatgGGTGTCTtcagtgtgggaagagctttagCCACAGAGGCACGCTGGTCAGCCACCAGAGAATCCACATAGGGCATTGA